Proteins found in one Sorghum bicolor cultivar BTx623 chromosome 1, Sorghum_bicolor_NCBIv3, whole genome shotgun sequence genomic segment:
- the LOC8083836 gene encoding uncharacterized protein LOC8083836 produces the protein MELLPCIATLLILLSCSLAAATSPLGTIERVTKQQILASIPPVGGAPVLFLTSPSGKYAAYFVRTHTVPGAGGLGADFCYVEIIDTTTTAASGAHGGTVEGEEEGAAGTSVWESECHPISTVNTCALLFSWHGLEVFDGAEEVWHGETNTDGTNFLETLELVDDGDMRIRDKDGELAWRASDEPRHAQHCGAPGSPGLAAALPPFAEPLGAHSSNLPFGQEPDGNGHSAELPQAADVGSGAAAFGAPQG, from the coding sequence ATGGAGCTCCTCCCTTGCATCGCCacgctcctcatcctcctctcttGCTCCCTGGCAGCAGCAACGTCGCCTCTGGGGACAATCGAGCGCGTAACTAAGCAGCAAATCCTGGCAAGCATCCCCCCGGTCGGGGGCGCGCCCGTGCTCTTCCTCACGTCGCCGTCCGGCAAGTACGCGGCCTACTTCGTGCGCACGCACACCGTGCCGGGCGCCGGCGGCCTCGGCGCCGACTTCTGCTACGTCGAGATCATCGACACCACCACGACGGCCGCCTCCGGCGCACATGGCGGCACCGTCGAGGGCGAGGAGGAGGGCGCTGCTGGGACGAGCGTGTGGGAGTCGGAGTGCCATCCCATCAGCACCGTCAACACGTGCGCGCTGCTCTTCTCGTGGCATGGGCTGGAGGTGTTCGACGGCGCCGAGGAGGTGTGGCACGGCGAGACTAACACCGACGGCACCAACTTCCTCGAGACGCTCGAGCTCGTGGACGACGGCGACATGCGCATCCGCGACAAGGACGGCGAGCTCGCGTGGCGCGCCAGCGACGAGCCGCGGCACGCGCAGCACTGCGGCGCGCCGGGCTCGCCGGGGCTCGCCGCTGCGCTCCCGCCCTTCGCCGAGCCGCTCGGCGCGCACAGCAGCAACCTGCCCTTCGGCCAGGAACCGGATGGCAACGGACACTCGGCCGAGCTGCCCCAGGCGGCAGATGTCGGCAGCGGAGCAGCGGCCTTTGGGGCGCCGCAGGGGTGA
- the LOC110431841 gene encoding uncharacterized protein LOC110431841: protein MHGRLAAPPMDRRTKVHPTAAPHTGGSVESSSIQSTSGDVPSHLSVVASPWRRMDLLDRRRAVTKVAGTLDLVNHEPPVRTRLRPRQHEGRMSQPVSPPLPPPPAGRSLLFWICRRCMFWRLRHPGLLLFVHPWQSTVAVRTCPFAFPERQRAAFSRGSAAVRLAPCRSMALATRRSFIKMQRSGTVTSPTVIMSRGN, encoded by the exons ATGCATGGCAGGCTGGCAGCTCCTCCCATGGATCGTCGCACAAAAGTGCACCCCACGGCGGCTCCTCACACTGGCGGCAGCGTCGAGTCCTCTTCAATCCAAAGCACCAGCGGCGACGTCCCTTCACACCTCTCGGTGGTGGCGTCCCCATGGAGGCGCATGGATCTCCTCGACCGCCGGCGCGCCGTCACGAAGGTCGCCGGGACGCTAGACCTCGTGAATCATGAGCCACCCGTGCGAACTCGTCTCCGCCCGCGCCAGCACGAAGGTCGCATGTCTCAGCCGGTCAGCCCTCCTCTCCCGCCTCCGCCAGCTGGGAGGTCGCTCCTATTCTGGATTTGCCGCCGGTGCATGTTCTGGCGACTCCGCCATCCCGGTCTGCTCTTGTTCGTCCATCCATGGCAGTCGACGGTAGCGGTCCGGACTTGCCCCTTCGCCTTCCCCGAGCGGCAGCGCGCGGCTTTCTCTCGTGGTTCGGCGGCCGTCCGACTCGCCCCTTGTAGATCGATGGCCCTCGCAACACGGCGATCGTTCATTAAGATGCAGCGGTCCGGCACCGTCACATCTCCGACGGTGATAATGTCTCGAG GAAACTGA
- the LOC8062789 gene encoding uncharacterized protein LOC8062789 gives MAAAATSQHAAAQGAEEGVVVLRCFDGVKVAVPVALARQRSGLVADAAGAAHGVVDVPGYVYGPVVAKVAAYWEGRAAATQAADKAGAAFDAAFMAGLQHDALVDLIHAAHHLGDAALFELFRFRA, from the coding sequence atggcggcggcggcgacgtctCAACATGCGGCGGCGCAAGGGGCGGAAGAGGGCGTCGTGGTGCTTCGATGCTTTGACGGCGTGAAGGTCGCCGTGCCGGTGGCGCTTGCACGGCAGCGGTCGGGGCTGGTCGCCGACGCGGCCGGCGCCGCGCACGGCGTGGTCGACGTGCCGGGCTACGTGTACGGGCCCGTGGTCGCCAAGGTGGCCGCGTACTGGGAGGGTCGCGCCGCTGCGACGCAGGCGGCGGACAAGGCTGGGGCGGCGTTCGACGCCGCGTTCATGGCGGGGCTGCAGCACGACGCACTGGTGGACCTCATCCACGCCGCCCACCACCTGGGCGACGCCGCGCTCTTCGAACTCTTCAGGTTCCGGGCATGA